The Streptomyces nigra genome includes the window GCGCTGGCCCCGGTGGACCCCACGACCTCCCTGGAGGAGGCGGTCACCGCGGCCGTCGACCGGTTCATCACGTTCAACTGCGACCACCCGGTGTTCTTCACACTGATGCACGGCCCCGACGTCCCCGGCCGGATCGCGGAGGACCACGACGCCCTGCACGCGACCCTGCTGAGTCGCATCGAGGCGCTGCTGTCGTCCCTGCTCCCCGACGCCGCCCCGGCCGACCTCACCCGCACCGCCCAGATGTGCCTGGGCCTGTACAAGGCGGGCCTGGAGCTGGTGCTCGCCCATGAGGGCGCCGAGCGCGAGGCCTATGTGCGGGAGCTGAAGAACGTCCTGATCCGCTATCTCGCGCCGCTGGTGGGCGACCGGATGGGCCACGCGGAGGCCGCGGGTCCCCTGCCCGGCGTGTGACACCCCGCATCGGGGCGC containing:
- a CDS encoding TetR/AcrR family transcriptional regulator, with translation MAQLLEAAAAVFTTTGYSAASTNAIAREAGVSPGTLYQFFPNKEAIAIELGGRLMRQMRETYGEALAPVDPTTSLEEAVTAAVDRFITFNCDHPVFFTLMHGPDVPGRIAEDHDALHATLLSRIEALLSSLLPDAAPADLTRTAQMCLGLYKAGLELVLAHEGAEREAYVRELKNVLIRYLAPLVGDRMGHAEAAGPLPGV